In Paralcaligenes sp. KSB-10, the following are encoded in one genomic region:
- a CDS encoding GntR family transcriptional regulator, whose protein sequence is MRADDSVLSPANAISRYFFRLGPLGLSKHAQLRESIIQAVNDGQLRYQDKLPPEKALGDLLSISLGTTQKALGTLAAEGYLVRKHGIGTFIGQPRRAIQKSWHYRFTDPATGEHLPVFAHLIGRTVVGDGPWTKTLGPDAQGYIRIDRRISIDERFACVSELYLPKSLFEGMLDIPAARLEDVNLKEILEMEFGYPTVEAKGGARLVRLEPRIATLMDLAPGSWALKINIHGKTRGQQPISYQKMFVPPSDCELDMDFTGAS, encoded by the coding sequence ATGCGCGCCGACGATTCTGTCCTTTCTCCCGCCAATGCCATATCCCGGTATTTTTTCCGCCTGGGCCCGCTGGGCTTGAGCAAACACGCCCAACTGCGTGAATCGATTATCCAGGCGGTCAACGATGGCCAGTTGCGCTATCAGGACAAACTTCCTCCGGAAAAAGCGCTGGGCGATTTGTTAAGCATCAGCCTGGGAACCACCCAGAAGGCCTTGGGAACTCTGGCGGCCGAAGGGTATCTGGTCCGCAAGCACGGTATCGGCACATTTATCGGCCAGCCGCGGCGCGCCATACAAAAATCATGGCACTACCGCTTTACCGATCCGGCCACCGGCGAACACCTACCTGTGTTTGCGCACCTGATAGGGCGTACCGTGGTGGGCGATGGGCCCTGGACGAAAACCCTGGGGCCCGATGCCCAGGGCTACATACGCATCGACCGGCGCATTTCAATCGATGAGCGCTTCGCGTGTGTCAGCGAGCTGTATTTGCCGAAGTCGCTGTTTGAGGGAATGCTCGATATACCCGCCGCCAGATTGGAAGACGTCAATCTCAAGGAAATCCTGGAAATGGAGTTCGGGTATCCCACCGTCGAGGCCAAAGGCGGTGCCCGTCTTGTGCGGCTGGAGCCGCGCATTGCAACGCTCATGGATCTGGCGCCGGGAAGCTGGGCGCTGAAAATCAATATTCATGGCAAGACCCGGGGCCAGCAGCCTATTTCTTACCAGAAAATGTTCGTTCCTCCTTCCGATTGTGAACTCGATATGGATTTCACAGGAGCTTCCTGA